A window of Aurantibacillus circumpalustris genomic DNA:
TTTTTTAAAGAAATAGATCTCTTCCGCTTTGTTCTTAAATGATGAGTTGAGAATAAGATCTTTTAATTTTGATAGGGATTCTTCACAAGCGATTCTTGATAGATCGGCCAATGAAAGAATATTGTTGTTTTGACTGGAAATAGAAACTAAATTGGTTTCGAGTTCTTTAAAGAGTTTATCTGCACTGATAAATATCTGTGCGCTGATTGTTTTGGGAGAAAGCATAGGAGTTTCTGCAAGGAAGTATTTCTTCCTCAGTTAATTGAACTAAGTTATATTTAGAAATGGATTAAATAAAGATCTGATTGATGTAAGATTTCAATATATCTTTTGAGAAGTTGATGTTTGTTGCATATTTTGGTGTTACAAAGTACATCCGGTAAATGCCTAATATCAATGCAGTAACATGTGTCGCGGTTTCTAAAGGTTTAATACCATTTCTCAGCTTACCTTTCTTATGAGCTTGAACGAAGAGTTTGTTTAATTCCTCAAGAAAGAACTCATTGAAATTTGTTTTATCATGCATGATGTGACAATCAACTTCCACTTCAACTCTGAACCAGGTAAGAAGAATTACTTTTCTAAATCGTTTATTGTTGTAGAAATTATCAAGAACATTAAAAAGTAAGTGTCCTACCTTTGCCTTTTCATCACCTTCTTTAATAAAAGAGTCAACTATGAGACCGGAAATAAAGTCAAGTTCTTTGGCGATTACTTGTTTAAAAAGATCTTCTTTATCATTGAAATGAAAATAGAAAGCGCCTTTAGTGAGATTGATCTTAGTTATTATATTGTTTGTGGTTGTCTTGGAGTAACCTTTTGTAATAAATACATCCAGAGCGCTTTCCATGATGCTTTCCTTAGTTAGTTGAGCATCTTCTTTAGTTCTTTTCATTTAGGTAGTTTGTGTATGGTTTTACATGCACGAAAGTATGTAAATTTTTATAACGTAAATCACCTTGTCGCATTTTTGCAAAGAAATAATTATTAAAAGGGGTATGCTGATAAAATAGCTTTTACACGGCTGATGTTAATCCGTGTTGATTTATATTACCCGTTTTAAATTTCTCTTTTAGTATTCTCATATCTTCGCTTACTTTTCTATCCACAATTTTAGCATAGTGTTGTGTGATTTTTAAATCTTTATGTCCAAGCATTTTACTCACACTTTCAATAGGAACACCGTTGCTTAATGTTACTGTTGTAGCAAACGTATGGCGGGCAGTATGAAATGTGAGAGTCTTAGTAATTCCAGCTAAGTCAGCGATTTCTTTTAAATAAGCATTCATTTTTTGGTTACTTAGTACTG
This region includes:
- a CDS encoding TetR/AcrR family transcriptional regulator; the encoded protein is MKRTKEDAQLTKESIMESALDVFITKGYSKTTTNNIITKINLTKGAFYFHFNDKEDLFKQVIAKELDFISGLIVDSFIKEGDEKAKVGHLLFNVLDNFYNNKRFRKVILLTWFRVEVEVDCHIMHDKTNFNEFFLEELNKLFVQAHKKGKLRNGIKPLETATHVTALILGIYRMYFVTPKYATNINFSKDILKSYINQIFI